From a single Calothrix sp. NIES-2098 genomic region:
- a CDS encoding fructose-bisphosphate aldolase class I, with product MTATLLAGSSIESFLGNEAEDLLTYKAKVSQDLLHLPGPDFIDRVWLNSDRNPQVLRNLQQLYSTGRLAYTGYLSILPVDQGIEHSAGASFAPNPIYFDPENIVRLAIAGGCNAVATTLGVLGSISRKYAHKIPFIVKLNHNELLTFPNQFDQVLFADVEQAWNLGAAAVGATIYFGSEQSTRQIQEISQAFKYAHELGLATILWCYLRNNSFKQDKDYHLAADLTGQANHLGVTIEADIIKQKLPENNNGYGAVAKATGKSYGKTHELVYTELTTDHPIDLTRYQVLNCYCGRAGLINSGGASGKNDFAEAVRTAVINKRAGGTGLISGRKAFQRPFEEGVKLFHAIQDVYLSKDVTIA from the coding sequence ATGACTGCAACACTCTTAGCAGGTAGTTCTATCGAGTCTTTCTTAGGTAATGAAGCAGAAGACCTGCTGACATACAAAGCCAAAGTTTCTCAAGATTTACTACATTTACCAGGGCCAGACTTTATAGATCGAGTTTGGCTGAACAGCGATCGCAATCCTCAAGTCTTGCGGAATCTCCAACAACTTTATTCTACTGGTCGTCTGGCATATACAGGCTATCTCTCAATTCTCCCAGTAGACCAAGGTATTGAGCATTCAGCAGGCGCATCTTTTGCTCCTAATCCGATTTATTTTGACCCAGAAAATATAGTGCGGTTAGCAATAGCTGGAGGTTGCAATGCTGTTGCTACAACGTTGGGGGTATTGGGTAGTATTTCGCGGAAATATGCCCACAAAATTCCTTTTATCGTCAAATTAAATCATAACGAATTGTTGACTTTCCCCAATCAATTTGACCAAGTATTGTTTGCAGATGTCGAACAAGCTTGGAATTTAGGTGCAGCCGCAGTAGGCGCGACAATTTACTTTGGTTCAGAACAATCTACCAGACAAATTCAGGAAATTAGCCAAGCTTTTAAATATGCCCATGAACTAGGGTTAGCAACTATTCTCTGGTGCTATCTGCGGAACAACTCCTTTAAACAAGATAAAGACTATCATCTTGCAGCCGATCTCACTGGACAAGCAAATCATTTGGGTGTCACAATTGAAGCTGACATTATTAAACAGAAGTTACCAGAAAATAATAATGGTTACGGCGCTGTCGCTAAAGCCACTGGTAAGTCTTATGGTAAAACCCATGAGCTAGTTTACACAGAGTTAACAACAGATCACCCAATTGATTTAACTCGTTATCAAGTACTCAATTGCTACTGTGGACGTGCAGGATTAATTAACTCTGGTGGTGCTTCTGGTAAAAATGATTTTGCAGAAGCAGTGCGCACAGCTGTAATTAATAAACGTGCTGGCGGTACAGGATTAATTTCTGGGCGCAAAGCGTTTCAGCGTCCGTTTGAGGAAGGCGTGAAACTGTTCCACGCTATTCAAGATGTTTATCTATCGAAAGATGTGACGATAGCTTAA
- a CDS encoding addiction module toxin, Txe/YoeB: MGAEGDIKRDRVAVFQPEFLEDLEYWVDKDRKTALRILKMVKEILREPFEGIGKPEPLKYEYSGCWSRRINQEHRLVYLVSDDRIDFLKARYHYE; encoded by the coding sequence ATGGGTGCTGAGGGAGATATAAAACGCGATCGCGTTGCTGTATTTCAGCCTGAATTTTTAGAAGACTTGGAATATTGGGTTGACAAAGACCGAAAAACGGCACTGCGTATACTCAAAATGGTCAAGGAAATTCTCCGAGAACCATTTGAAGGCATCGGCAAGCCTGAGCCGCTAAAATATGAGTATTCTGGGTGTTGGTCGCGTCGTATCAATCAAGAACATCGACTTGTATATTTAGTGAGCGATGACCGCATTGACTTTCTAAAAGCTCGCTATCATTACGAATAA
- a CDS encoding putative AMP-binding enzyme, protein MNPEAVYRSILTPLTFIQRNAKVYNHKLAIIYNQKRFTYGEFADRINCLASALRNAGLEKGDRVAFFCFNTPPMLEAHFAVPLAGGVLVSINTRLAPQEVAYILNDCGAKFLFVDTELANIIRPIQNSLETVKHIINIKDIEEFEPLEGEDYEAFLQTGNPTPLNWVITDEMETISINYTSGTSGKPKGVMYSHRGAYLNSLGEIIETTLTPDSIYLWTLPMFHCNGWCFTWAVTAIGGTHICLRKFNPANVWQLIQQQGVTHLNAAPVILISLLHHRDCPQLLEKPLTITTAGAPPSPTLIAKITEIGAKIIHVYGLTEVYGPYTVCEYQSDWDDLIVAEKAKLMARQGVPYIGADGLRVVDREMNDVPADGQTMGEVVMRGNMVMTGYYNDPEVTEKAFRGGWFYSGDLAVMHPDGYIEVRDRMKDIIITSGENVSSIEVEQCLYRHEAVLECAVIAVPNPKRGEVPKAFVTLKEGVQVTEQELIQFCRHQIAAFKCPTTIEFTNLPKTSTGKIQKYLLREKEWIGYEKKIFGG, encoded by the coding sequence ATGAACCCTGAAGCAGTTTATCGCAGCATTCTCACGCCTTTAACTTTTATTCAACGCAATGCTAAAGTCTATAATCATAAACTGGCGATTATATATAATCAAAAACGCTTCACTTACGGCGAATTTGCAGATAGGATAAATTGTCTAGCCTCAGCGCTGCGTAATGCTGGACTTGAAAAAGGCGATCGCGTCGCTTTTTTTTGTTTCAATACTCCACCAATGCTAGAAGCCCATTTTGCAGTTCCTTTGGCTGGTGGCGTTCTCGTATCTATTAATACCCGATTAGCTCCTCAAGAAGTCGCTTATATATTAAATGATTGCGGTGCTAAATTTCTCTTTGTTGATACAGAGTTAGCAAATATTATTCGACCTATTCAAAATAGCTTAGAAACTGTCAAACATATAATAAATATCAAAGATATAGAAGAATTTGAGCCTCTAGAGGGAGAGGATTATGAAGCATTTCTCCAAACTGGTAATCCTACTCCTTTAAATTGGGTAATTACAGATGAGATGGAGACAATTTCGATTAATTACACTAGCGGCACTTCCGGTAAACCCAAAGGTGTAATGTACTCTCATCGAGGTGCATATCTTAACTCTTTAGGAGAAATAATTGAAACCACATTAACGCCTGATTCCATTTATCTCTGGACTTTGCCCATGTTTCACTGCAATGGTTGGTGTTTTACTTGGGCGGTAACTGCTATTGGCGGTACTCATATTTGTTTGCGTAAGTTTAATCCTGCTAATGTTTGGCAGTTAATTCAACAACAGGGAGTAACTCACTTAAACGCTGCACCTGTGATTTTAATTTCTCTGCTTCACCATCGAGACTGTCCGCAATTATTAGAAAAACCGCTAACTATCACTACAGCAGGCGCACCACCTTCGCCAACATTGATTGCAAAAATTACCGAAATTGGCGCAAAAATCATTCATGTTTATGGTTTGACGGAAGTTTATGGCCCTTACACAGTTTGCGAATATCAATCAGATTGGGATGATTTAATAGTTGCAGAAAAAGCAAAACTCATGGCACGTCAAGGCGTACCTTATATAGGTGCAGATGGTTTGCGAGTGGTAGATCGAGAGATGAATGATGTCCCGGCGGATGGACAAACAATGGGCGAGGTGGTGATGCGAGGAAATATGGTGATGACTGGCTATTATAACGACCCGGAAGTTACCGAAAAGGCATTTAGAGGCGGATGGTTTTATAGCGGCGATTTAGCAGTAATGCACCCGGACGGCTATATTGAAGTGCGCGATCGCATGAAGGATATCATCATTACTAGCGGGGAAAATGTCTCCAGTATCGAAGTGGAACAATGTCTTTACCGCCATGAAGCCGTGTTAGAGTGCGCTGTTATTGCTGTACCTAATCCTAAGCGTGGTGAAGTACCTAAGGCGTTTGTCACCCTAAAAGAGGGAGTACAAGTTACAGAACAAGAATTAATTCAATTTTGTCGTCATCAAATTGCAGCTTTTAAATGTCCGACTACGATTGAATTTACTAATTTGCCCAAAACTAGCACGGGTAAAATTCAAAAATATCTCTTACGCGAGAAAGAATGGATAGGTTATGAAAAGAAAATTTTCGGTGGTTAG
- a CDS encoding prevent-host-death protein: protein MPVKVTSAEANGNLEKLCSQVLETGEAVIISQADGKNVVLIAEAELNSLLETLYLLRSPANSARLLTALQRAKAGIIEPQNVDELYDRFGLNQDDTDSDIAAAS, encoded by the coding sequence ATGCCAGTCAAAGTTACATCTGCTGAAGCGAATGGAAATTTAGAGAAACTTTGCAGTCAAGTTTTAGAGACAGGTGAAGCTGTAATTATTAGCCAAGCAGATGGTAAAAATGTTGTCTTAATTGCTGAAGCAGAATTAAATAGTTTATTAGAAACTCTGTATTTACTTCGCTCACCTGCAAATTCCGCACGTTTATTAACTGCTCTCCAACGTGCAAAAGCCGGAATAATTGAGCCACAAAATGTTGATGAACTATACGATCGCTTTGGTTTAAATCAAGATGATACAGACAGCGATATTGCTGCTGCGAGTTAA
- a CDS encoding ribonuclease T2: MQIEKILVASSLAIASFAIPNAVSAQNRGTPGQFDFYVLTLSWSPDYCATNGDRDRQQCKSGKKLGFVLHGLWPQYQSGYPANCSTEKLPKQLKQQFAGLYPSDKLFDHEWEKHGTCSGKTPQEYLALSKQFKDSVAIPTAYNRPQKPFRTTIKDLRNTFVSSNNQFVADGIAPYCSGSGRFLQEVFFCYSKDGKPGACSEEILKRSQKSCGQPNFLVRNVR; encoded by the coding sequence ATGCAGATCGAGAAAATCCTGGTAGCATCTTCCCTAGCCATCGCCAGCTTTGCAATCCCTAACGCCGTTAGTGCCCAAAATCGCGGAACTCCCGGCCAGTTTGATTTTTATGTACTCACATTATCCTGGTCTCCAGATTATTGTGCGACAAATGGCGATCGCGATCGCCAGCAATGCAAATCTGGTAAGAAACTCGGTTTTGTATTACATGGTCTGTGGCCTCAGTACCAAAGTGGCTATCCAGCTAACTGTTCTACAGAAAAATTACCCAAACAATTAAAACAGCAGTTTGCAGGTTTGTACCCCAGCGATAAACTTTTTGACCATGAGTGGGAAAAACATGGTACTTGTTCTGGTAAAACTCCTCAAGAATATTTGGCATTATCTAAACAGTTCAAAGATTCTGTCGCTATTCCTACAGCTTATAATCGCCCCCAAAAACCATTCCGCACCACAATTAAAGACCTAAGAAATACATTTGTCAGTTCTAATAATCAATTCGTTGCTGATGGCATAGCACCTTACTGTTCTGGTTCGGGAAGGTTTTTGCAAGAAGTCTTCTTTTGCTACTCTAAAGATGGCAAACCAGGCGCTTGTAGCGAAGAGATTCTGAAAAGGTCTCAAAAAAGCTGCGGACAACCAAATTTTTTGGTGAGAAATGTTAGATAG
- a CDS encoding WD-40 repeat-containing protein, with the protein MQINNDRTLQQLAWAIEASVGQFKLILARCNYTNLRDRLIDQLKAICRVEISILAVQQNNKTLYSAIREEFGEQLPACLMVVGLDLVQDLPQMLTSANQVREEFRKHFPFPLVLWINDDVHKQLMQIAPDLESWAITRSFAISKQDLVTFLQQTADNWFSNRLTLNLSAYLQLEAELKAAQRDLLGDEQFNSLEIQADIASLLGLIAQVNRQIDSAIEHYQTALALWQQAKNLERQVKILGNLALCYYLKAAKYIDINNSNWQNTQKYLQQYIDLLTQAQNPNLIADSIGQLGEILRDIRIWQQFQNLTEQLKSFAQQALTIHQANNQARELAKDYGFLAEVALVQKSWQEANNFIQQALQIWSAIPSVESGLLSELPENFISANDFSLYQFILALSQYHLGQTQEAIASLESAKDNANPAKDLKLYLNILNYLQRLYFEQQEYLQAYEMKQQQRSVEQQFGLRAFIGAGRLGSTKQVIEETVQATSLQENIAPEIAASGRQLDVERLLERIGRPDCKLIVIYGQSGVGKSSLINAGLIPALKQKAIGIQDNLPVVMRFYTNWEEELGRVLLDEGQGAGGREQGELRSDSSGFLPDSLGSEGDNSSFLPDSSSSEGDNSSSEHDSPSFLLDTPSSEHENPSFLLDISSSEGDSSSFLLDTPSSEHDSPSFLLGTSSSERDNSSFLLDTPSSEGDNPSFLLNTPSSEPNSPSSEPPLLPLRPAPYALPLALLAQLRDNEAKNLRTVLIFDQFEEFFFTYPEPSQRRQFFEFLGECFHVLSVKVILSLRVDYLHYLLECNDIANMQIIGNDILSKNVLYKLGNFSPTDAKSIIQRLTENTSFRLEPTLVDQLVQDLASELGEVRPIELQVVGAQLQTENITTLAEYRQRGTKEQLVKQYLDEVVRDCGAENQQLADLLLYLLTDEKGTRPLRTLVELERDLQALVKEQKQTRKQRNRRIWRRRSKKLNKETSSFAKELPISQKLELVLAIFVKSGLVVLLKENPAERYQLVHDYLAAFIRQQQEPKLKELMAELEKERTQRKLGEEKLNRLLKIALFVSIAAGLGFAGLAAVTWRWAIEANKQKKQAEISDINAFANSSATFSASGQTRNAIIEALKAVEKLNKLKQPLADTQVHVVGSLREAVYLQPKENQFQELNTLSGHNSPIFSIAFSPDKQRLASGSGDNTINLWDITTGKLLQTFPLEQYSDSGHSSTVNSIAFSPDRQKLASGSDDSTIKLWDVTTGKLQRTINGHTLPVNSIAFSSDGKLLASGSTDKTVRLWDVTTGKLLQTLRGHSNKVNSIAFNRDRQRLASGSDDKTIKLWDVETGKLLQTIKGHTLPVNSIVFSPDGKQLASASDDNTIKLWNVNTGKLLQTLRGHSSRFNSIAFSLDGKQLAAGSDDKTIKLWDVSSGKLLQILRGHSNTVSSIAFSPDGKQLASGSRDQTIKLWNITIGQKLEILSALKTLSSHSDSVYNVAFSADGQRLAFGSDRNTIKLWDVTNSKLLQTIAAQPYVNTSYSPEVISVAFSPDGQKLAFGSNDNTIKLLDVATKKQLQSISGHRSPVYSLAFSPDGQKLASGSADNTIKIWDANTGQEMHTLSGHSSWVYSIAFSPDGQKLASGSADNTIKLWDVNIGKELQTLSGHSSTVYSVAFSPDGQRLASSSDDNTIKLWNADTGKELQTLSGHSSAVRSVAFSADGQSLISKSLDNTVIVWNFNLKDLVNDGCNLIKNYLIVHPETLAEIESCQTPSVLVQAATVLVLQGEKLAKLGDKDGAVAKFRQAKQWDTSLRFNPVAKAEELAGKEK; encoded by the coding sequence ATGCAGATTAACAACGATCGCACTTTGCAACAGCTAGCTTGGGCGATAGAAGCTTCTGTTGGGCAGTTTAAGCTAATTTTGGCACGGTGCAACTATACTAACTTGCGCGATCGCCTCATCGACCAATTGAAAGCAATCTGTCGGGTAGAAATCAGTATCCTGGCTGTACAGCAAAACAACAAAACGCTTTACAGCGCCATCCGCGAGGAGTTTGGCGAACAGCTACCAGCTTGCTTGATGGTTGTTGGCTTAGACTTAGTGCAAGATTTACCGCAGATGCTAACTTCCGCCAATCAGGTGCGAGAAGAATTTCGCAAGCATTTTCCTTTTCCCTTGGTGTTGTGGATTAACGATGACGTTCACAAGCAACTAATGCAAATTGCGCCAGATTTAGAGAGTTGGGCGATTACGAGAAGCTTTGCTATATCCAAACAAGATTTAGTAACTTTCTTACAACAAACTGCGGATAACTGGTTTAGTAATCGTCTGACATTAAATTTATCGGCTTATCTGCAATTAGAAGCTGAACTCAAAGCCGCCCAAAGAGATTTGCTTGGTGATGAACAATTTAATAGTTTAGAAATTCAGGCTGATATCGCATCATTGCTTGGGTTAATCGCACAAGTTAATCGTCAAATAGATTCTGCTATAGAGCATTATCAAACAGCGCTAGCACTTTGGCAGCAAGCTAAAAATTTAGAACGGCAAGTCAAAATTCTTGGTAATCTAGCTTTGTGTTATTACCTGAAAGCAGCTAAATATATAGATATTAATAATTCAAATTGGCAAAATACCCAGAAGTATTTACAACAATATATAGATTTACTTACGCAAGCACAAAATCCTAATTTAATTGCCGATTCTATAGGACAACTTGGTGAGATTCTCCGCGATATCAGGATTTGGCAACAGTTTCAAAACTTGACAGAACAGCTAAAAAGTTTTGCACAGCAAGCTCTCACAATACATCAGGCTAACAATCAAGCAAGAGAATTAGCAAAAGATTACGGTTTTTTAGCTGAAGTAGCTCTCGTGCAAAAATCTTGGCAGGAAGCTAATAATTTTATTCAGCAAGCATTGCAAATCTGGTCAGCTATTCCGAGTGTGGAATCAGGTTTATTATCTGAGCTACCAGAAAATTTTATTAGTGCAAATGATTTTAGCTTATATCAATTTATTCTGGCACTTTCGCAATACCATTTAGGACAAACTCAAGAGGCGATCGCTAGCTTAGAATCAGCTAAAGATAATGCTAATCCTGCCAAAGACCTGAAGCTTTATCTAAATATACTCAATTATTTACAGCGACTCTATTTTGAACAACAAGAATATCTCCAAGCTTATGAAATGAAACAGCAGCAGCGTTCCGTTGAGCAGCAATTTGGCTTGCGGGCGTTTATTGGTGCTGGACGTTTAGGCTCAACAAAGCAGGTAATAGAAGAAACTGTACAAGCTACATCTCTACAAGAAAACATTGCCCCAGAAATCGCTGCATCTGGTCGGCAACTCGATGTAGAAAGATTACTCGAACGCATTGGTCGTCCCGATTGTAAGTTGATAGTGATTTATGGGCAATCGGGTGTAGGTAAAAGTTCCTTAATTAATGCAGGACTGATTCCAGCTTTGAAACAAAAAGCGATCGGTATTCAAGATAACTTACCTGTAGTGATGCGCTTTTACACCAATTGGGAAGAAGAGTTGGGGCGAGTTTTGCTGGATGAGGGGCAGGGGGCAGGGGGCAGGGAGCAGGGGGAGTTAAGAAGTGATAGTTCTGGTTTTTTACCCGACAGTTTGGGTTCTGAAGGCGACAATTCTAGTTTTTTACCTGACAGTTCGAGTTCTGAAGGCGACAATTCTAGTTCGGAACACGACAGTCCGAGCTTTTTACTCGACACTCCGAGTTCGGAACACGAAAATCCAAGCTTTTTACTCGACATTTCGAGTTCTGAAGGCGATAGTTCGAGCTTTTTACTCGACACTCCGAGTTCCGAACACGACAGTCCGAGCTTTTTACTCGGCACTTCGAGTTCCGAACGCGACAATTCGAGCTTTTTACTCGACACTCCGAGTTCAGAAGGCGATAATCCGAGCTTTTTACTCAACACTCCGAGTTCCGAACCTAATTCACCAAGCTCAGAACCTCCCCTTCTCCCCCTGCGCCCTGCCCCCTACGCCCTGCCTCTCGCCCTTCTCGCTCAACTACGGGACAACGAAGCAAAAAACCTCCGCACTGTGTTAATTTTTGACCAGTTTGAAGAATTTTTCTTCACTTACCCCGAACCCAGCCAAAGGCGACAATTTTTTGAGTTCTTAGGAGAATGTTTTCATGTTCTCTCTGTCAAAGTAATTCTGTCGCTGCGGGTAGATTACTTGCATTATCTGCTAGAGTGCAATGACATAGCCAATATGCAGATTATTGGCAATGACATTCTCAGCAAAAATGTCCTTTATAAATTGGGGAATTTTTCACCCACTGATGCGAAATCAATTATTCAGCGCTTAACCGAGAATACGAGCTTTCGCTTAGAACCTACCTTAGTTGACCAACTAGTGCAAGATTTAGCCAGCGAATTGGGAGAAGTGCGTCCCATTGAGTTACAAGTGGTAGGCGCGCAACTGCAAACTGAGAATATTACAACTCTGGCAGAATATCGACAGCGTGGCACGAAAGAACAACTTGTGAAGCAGTATTTAGATGAAGTTGTTCGTGACTGCGGTGCAGAAAATCAGCAATTAGCAGATTTATTATTGTATTTGCTCACCGATGAGAAAGGAACTCGACCCCTGAGAACTTTGGTTGAATTAGAAAGAGATTTGCAAGCCTTAGTTAAGGAACAAAAGCAGACGCGGAAACAAAGAAATAGAAGAATATGGCGAAGAAGAAGCAAAAAACTCAACAAGGAAACATCTTCTTTCGCTAAAGAATTACCTATAAGTCAAAAACTAGAGTTAGTGTTAGCGATTTTTGTTAAATCTGGCTTGGTAGTTTTATTAAAAGAAAACCCTGCTGAACGCTATCAACTGGTACATGATTATTTAGCCGCCTTTATTCGCCAGCAACAAGAACCCAAGTTAAAAGAGTTAATGGCGGAACTGGAAAAAGAAAGGACGCAACGCAAGTTAGGAGAAGAAAAGCTCAATCGCTTGCTCAAAATCGCTTTGTTTGTTTCCATAGCCGCAGGATTAGGCTTCGCTGGTTTAGCTGCTGTAACATGGCGATGGGCAATAGAAGCCAACAAGCAGAAAAAGCAAGCCGAAATCAGTGATATTAACGCTTTTGCTAATTCATCAGCTACGTTTTCTGCTTCGGGACAAACCAGGAATGCAATTATTGAAGCCTTGAAAGCAGTCGAAAAACTGAACAAGTTAAAACAACCATTAGCCGATACCCAGGTTCACGTTGTCGGTTCATTGAGGGAAGCGGTGTACTTACAACCGAAAGAGAATCAATTTCAAGAACTCAATACTTTATCAGGTCATAACAGTCCCATCTTTAGTATTGCTTTTAGTCCCGATAAGCAAAGGTTGGCTTCTGGCAGTGGTGACAATACTATCAACCTCTGGGATATTACTACCGGAAAATTACTGCAAACTTTTCCTTTAGAACAGTACTCAGATAGCGGTCATAGCAGTACAGTTAATAGTATTGCTTTTAGCCCCGATCGCCAAAAGTTAGCTTCTGGCAGTGATGACAGCACTATCAAACTTTGGGATGTCACTACTGGGAAACTACAGCGAACTATTAATGGACATACACTCCCAGTAAATAGCATCGCTTTTAGTTCTGATGGAAAACTCTTGGCTTCTGGAAGTACTGACAAAACCGTTAGACTTTGGGATGTCACAACTGGAAAACTGCTGCAAACTCTTAGGGGTCATAGCAATAAAGTTAATAGTATCGCTTTCAACCGCGATCGCCAAAGGTTAGCTTCTGGAAGTGATGACAAGACTATCAAACTTTGGGATGTCGAGACTGGGAAGCTGCTGCAAACTATTAAGGGTCATACACTCCCTGTAAATAGCATCGTCTTCAGTCCTGATGGTAAACAGTTGGCTTCTGCGAGTGATGACAACACTATCAAACTTTGGAATGTTAATACTGGCAAACTGCTGCAAACTCTCAGGGGTCATAGCAGTAGATTCAATAGCATCGCCTTCAGTCTTGATGGTAAACAGTTGGCTGCTGGTAGTGATGACAAAACCATCAAACTTTGGGATGTCAGTAGTGGAAAACTGCTACAAATTCTCAGAGGTCATAGCAATACAGTTTCTAGTATCGCCTTCAGTCCTGATGGCAAACAGTTAGCTTCTGGGAGTCGCGACCAGACTATCAAACTCTGGAATATAACTATCGGTCAAAAACTGGAAATTCTCAGTGCGTTGAAAACTCTTAGCAGCCATAGCGATTCTGTGTACAATGTTGCTTTTAGTGCTGATGGGCAAAGGTTAGCTTTTGGAAGCGATCGCAATACTATCAAACTCTGGGATGTCACGAACAGCAAACTGCTACAAACCATTGCTGCGCAACCTTACGTAAATACTAGCTATAGCCCAGAGGTGATTAGCGTTGCTTTCAGCCCAGACGGACAAAAATTGGCTTTTGGGAGTAATGACAATACCATCAAACTCTTGGATGTCGCTACCAAAAAACAATTGCAAAGTATTAGCGGTCATAGAAGTCCAGTCTATAGCCTCGCTTTTAGCCCAGACGGACAAAAGTTAGCTTCTGGAAGTGCGGATAACACCATCAAAATCTGGGATGCAAACACAGGTCAAGAAATGCATACTCTTAGCGGTCATAGTAGTTGGGTCTACAGCATTGCTTTTAGCCCAGATGGACAAAAGTTAGCTTCTGGGAGTGCTGATAACACAATCAAACTTTGGGATGTCAACATCGGTAAAGAACTGCAAACCCTTAGCGGTCATAGCAGTACAGTTTATAGCGTAGCCTTTAGCCCGGATGGGCAAAGGTTGGCTTCTAGCAGTGATGACAACACCATCAAACTCTGGAATGCAGACACGGGTAAAGAACTGCAAACCCTTAGCGGTCATAGCAGTGCAGTTCGTAGCGTAGCCTTTAGCGCTGATGGGCAAAGTTTGATTTCTAAAAGTCTTGATAACACAGTAATTGTTTGGAATTTTAACTTAAAAGATTTAGTAAATGATGGCTGTAATTTAATTAAAAATTACTTGATTGTTCATCCGGAAACATTAGCAGAAATAGAGTCATGCCAAACGCCATCTGTGTTGGTACAAGCAGCGACAGTGTTAGTTCTCCAAGGTGAGAAGTTAGCAAAACTTGGCGATAAAGATGGTGCAGTTGCTAAGTTCCGCCAAGCCAAGCAGTGGGATACAAGTTTAAGATTCAATCCAGTAGCGAAAGCCGAAGAATTGGCAGGTAAGGAAAAATAA